The proteins below are encoded in one region of Salmo trutta unplaced genomic scaffold, fSalTru1.1, whole genome shotgun sequence:
- the LOC115186301 gene encoding uncharacterized protein LOC115186301 — MEMFPSERKMDRNDERIKRALRRRPYVLKPVRVNTPDSVLWPTGKVHRRPKPSTSVQTPQIHKRPPIIVSYGQDQTSGDGWSINPEPLSQSGRVTRLMERKYDVTSSSSSDDFSIYSFTDCESECDDEDHERRTPPLKVEDGKVTKLEVRVMDDDLSLHSFDESDFLSPGKDSGPVSVKNGLSPLVTSAHRTLAEALRALPSAVGSPYPVNVPRPLTPLSPVIIAPPRTENFPYRHSPRLAPITNLSESGRKLLQEMAGVAPQEGKVNKKNKGKAKKVVKQEKASKMQQMGNVGESKEEDKKEEKKSLGKRFLQWLLPKLRCSKK; from the exons ATGGAAATGTTTCCCTCAGAAAGAAAGATGGACCGTAATGATGAGAGAATCAAAAGAGCTTTAAGACGCCGCCCTTATGTG TTGAAACCAGTGAGGGTGAACACCCCTGATTCCGTGTTATGGCCAACCGGCAAGGTGCACAGAAGGCCAAAGCCT TCTACTTCAGTGCAGACccctcagatccacaaaaggCCT CCAATCATTGTGAGCTATGGGCAGGACCAAACATCTGGGGATGGATGGAGCATCAATCCAGAGCCTCTCAGCCAG tCTGGAAGGGTGACTCGGCTGATGGAGAGAAAATATGATGTGACCTCATCCTCCAGTTCTGATGACTTTTCCATCTACTCCTTCACTGACTGTGAATCGGAG TGTGATGATGAGGATCATGAAAGGAGGACACCACCGCTGAAAGTTGAGGATGGAAAGGTGACCAAGCTTGAAGTGAGGGTTATGGATGATGATCTGTCTCTCCACTCCTTCGATGAGTCAGACTTCCTG AGCCCAGGGAAGGACTCAGGTCCTGTATCTGTCAAGAATGGTCTCTCTCCTCTTGTGACCTCAGCACACCGGACCCTGGCTGAAGCCCTACgggccctgccctctgctgtAGGCTCTCCCTACCCAGTAAATGTCCCAAGGCCTCTGACTCCTCTCAGCCCTGTCATTATCGCTCCGCCCCGAACAGAGAACTTCCCATACCGCCACAGCCCTCGCCTGGCTCCCATCACCAACCTGAGCGAGTCCGGCAGGAAGCTGCTCCAGGAAATGGCTGGAGTGGCCCCACAG GAAGGGAAGGTCAATAAGAAAAACAAGGGCAAGGCCAAAAAAGTAGTGAAGCAAGAGAAGGCCAGTAAGATGCAACAGATGGGAAATGTTGGAGAAAGTAAGGAGGAGGACAAGAAAGAGGAAAAGAAGAGTCTGGGGAAGAG GTTTCTTCAGTGGCTGCTGCCCAAACTGAGATGTTCAAAGAAATAA